Within the Miscanthus floridulus cultivar M001 chromosome 2, ASM1932011v1, whole genome shotgun sequence genome, the region GGTGTTTTACTTTGATTCGAGTAAATTCTATCTACAATCAAATAGGTTTATATAAAAATAAACTAACAACCCTTTGACTATTCTTACAAAGACTCATTTGATGTTTTCTTTAAGGCCTTCATACCTTTCGCAACTAATACTGAGGGTTTAGAACAACAACACTGCAAAATGCTACTAAGAATCCAGCTTATTTTCATTATCCTTGCTATTGTCACCGTCCTCAACATCATAACCATCGCCATTAAAGAGGTCATTAGTGACATCCGGCATAACATTTGATCTGTTTCTGGGGAGCGGTGTTGTCCCTTGTCCCTCGGTAGCTATATTTGGTTCCTCTACATTATTGTCTATTCAAACCCTTCTCGTCTTAGATGCTGACAGGACCCTATACCTATGGATGAGATCTTCATCAAGCTTCGCTGCAACGTCTAGCAAATTATTTTTGTTTGATGCAATCCATGTGGACTTGTACCCATAGTCTATATTAGACTCGATCGAATGTACGTAACTTAACGAATGTAACTTCAGTGTTTCGTATTATATTTTGATATAAATGCTCAGGATGTATTTTAAATCATCTGAATGTACGAGTGCACGTGATAACCTAGATATCCTAGGACTAttaaaaatatgcaaaggctTGGAACTTTTAAATAGAAATTCCAGTTCCATATCCTGGGAGtaaaaaatatgcaaaggcttAGAACTTTTAAATAGAAAATCCCGTTTCACATAACTTCTAGATAGGCGAGGCATGTTAGATCGTGTCGGTATGGCACAAGTCTTTACTTTGGCACAACCACGACCTATCACATGCTGGCCCGTCTTCCATGCTGTGCCGGCTCAAGCATAGCCATTGGAATATCTCTATTTGTTTTCTTCGTCCATTCATAAAAGAGAAATAAAATACTTTGTATGTACCGTTTTATGAAAACTTTCAACAATTTTTATTCCAGAATTACAGGTGACGTATGATAGTGAATACTAGGCAGTTGTATTCTAGTATTTTAGACATACTTATATGCCATTTTTTTGAGCTGTGCCGGTCTAGATACAGCCTAATATACAGATCGTACTATATGTCAAGATCTTAGGGACGGTATGACCCTTACGTCCGTAATATGTAGGCATAGTCTAAAAATTTTCATGTCGTGCCGTGCTCATGCTAAATGATTGTGCCACGACCTGTCGTCACGTAGCACGACCCCAAGTCGCCAGTGACTAAGCTATTATCACTACTggaaacgtcaaatttgccgagtgtttttatgtttgccgagtgtttttcctcgggcactcggcgaacaagttctttgccgagtgctgcgctaaaaaccctcggcaaaaaaaaaaaaaactcggcaaagagaaggtttgccgagtgtaaaaaaaaaaaacactcggcaaagagggggtttgccgagtgttttcttttttgcactcggcaaagaaataaaatctttttttctgagaaagaaggagaagaaaaaaataaaaaaaaactttgtcgagtacccagatctaggacacttggCAAAGGACAAAATCCTACTTAATtccccgccggcgcccctcccctcccccttcttcttcccgcggGCACCCCTCCCCTCCCCATTCTTCTTCCCTCGAcgacgcccctcccctcccccatctTCTTCCcgcgggcgcccctcccctcccccttcttcttccctcgcggctgccccctccctccctcccctcctccattttCGGCGCCGGCGCGCcccccctccctctccggcgcgctccctcccctcctccctctcctgccTCCTCCTCAGATCCGCCCGCCCACGCCCTCTctccggcgccgccgcgccgctccCCTCCCTCCGGGGGCCCCTCacggcctcgcgcgaggcagccCAGCCCCTCCCATCTATGGCGCAGGGCGGCTCGGCCCCTCCCGGCGATGCGGAGCAGCTGCAGCAGCGGGTGGCGGTGCAGATCCaccctcctcccctccctccatgTCTCCACCGGCGGGTGGCATCGCAGATCCGGTGGGATGGAGCCACCACGGCGCGGATCCGGCGGAGAGGTGTCCTccggcggcggatccggtggGTTGGATCCCGGTGGCGGTGGATCTGTGGATCTGACGGTTAGGAGCCCTCCGGTGGTAGGCTCGACGGTGGGcaacacggcggcggcgggctccatggcggcggcccctccccttcttcttctcccggttggatccggccctccctcttcCGGATCCAGCTGGTGGCGGCGGGCgacgtggtgtggtggtggtggtggtggtggctggcatcgggcgtggtggtggcggcgacggctttggtgttggtggtggcggtggtggccggcggctgtggtggtggtgccgcgggcgacttgttttttttcctgaaaaatgtttgccgagtgttttttgggacccggcatagtctttgccgagtgcccgacgattaacactcggcaaacaactctttgccgttaaaacctacgccgagtgtcgtttgccgagtgtcactcgGCAAACGCTTAGCCGAGTGTGTttggagctttgccgagtgcccttgatCCTGTATCCGATAGTGTATATGGCGTGCACGATGTGCATGCTAGGTAATCCGGTAACGAAATGAACTAGGATTCGTTGGTCAAGAAAAAACAACTAGGCGCCATCAGCAGTGCTTTCTAGTAATCCCTTTATTGGCACGGTTCGTGGGGCCAAAAGGTACCCTTCATTTCCTACGGGATATGCTAAGATCTTTAACCTATCTGCAGCACATCCTCCCGTTGTAttccttagagcatctccaagagtttcataattttttctcctaaaaacttATATAGTttgataactcctaaaaatatattAGAAGAGGAAAAGAtagtcatctccaagagtttttaaTAAATGTCATCTAAAAATCAAATTTGAGGCGCACGTCATCTCCACGCTGGTTCATGGCCGCTATCGGCTCAGAGGTGGGCACGAAGCGTAAATCACCTTGGGAGGAGTCGATTTATATCATCTGCCTTGCCGAACCCTACCACCAAGCAATCATCAGCGAGAAAGCCATGTCGGACACCAAGGGTCCCCATCTCCCTGCGGCGCTGCCGCTGTCGGCTGGCTTGTACCAAGACGACGAGCCGCTGCAGCGCCCGACCGCCCCGGCGCAGGCCCCGGCAGCCAACGGCAGGCTGGTCCTCAGCACGCAGTGCGAGTTCCCGGCCCTAGCGAGGGCCACGTCCCGCAACAGATTCACGGTGCTCGTGCACGCCAAGGCGCCGTCCAACGTGGCGCGCGCGCCGCTCGACCTCGTCGCTGTACTCGACGTCAGCGGCAGCATGAAGGACGAGAAGCTAGCACTGGTGAAACAGGCGATGTGCTTCATCATCGACCAACTCGGCCCCGCTGATCGCCTCTCCGTCGTCACCTTCTCCAACGACGCCAGCTGCCTGACCCGCCTCGCGGGCATGTCGGATGCGGGGAAGGCCCCGGCGAAGATCGCCGTAGAGTCGCTTGCTGTCCAGGGGTCCACCAACATCAGGCAGGGCCTCCGTGTGGGCGCCGAGGTACTCGCCGGCCGCCGGGAGAAGAACGCTGTCGCCGGCATGATCCTTCTCTCGGACGGGCAGGAAAACTACGGCGGTACAAGCGTC harbors:
- the LOC136536821 gene encoding E3 ubiquitin-protein ligase WAV3-like, with the translated sequence MSDTKGPHLPAALPLSAGLYQDDEPLQRPTAPAQAPAANGRLVLSTQCEFPALARATSRNRFTVLVHAKAPSNVARAPLDLVAVLDVSGSMKDEKLALVKQAMCFIIDQLGPADRLSVVTFSNDASCLTRLAGMSDAGKAPAKIAVESLAVQGSTNIRQGLRVGAEVLAGRREKNAVAGMILLSDGQENYGGTSVRTDGTKSYVNLVPSSFTGAGSRNRAGDGYARREQRVKLRGRGRNF